In Niallia sp. FSL W8-0635, one genomic interval encodes:
- a CDS encoding tautomerase family protein: MPLIRLDMMEGRSEKEIKEILDVAHDVMVRNFHVPERDRYQIVSQHKPYEMIIQDTGLGFERSEKVIVFTITSRARKQEHKEKFYQELTEELEAKCGIAPNDVMISMVINNDDDWCFGFGEAQFLTGKL, from the coding sequence ATGCCCTTAATTAGACTTGATATGATGGAAGGTAGATCCGAGAAAGAAATAAAAGAAATTCTTGATGTAGCACATGACGTTATGGTTCGTAACTTCCATGTACCGGAAAGAGATCGATATCAAATTGTTTCCCAACATAAACCGTATGAAATGATAATCCAAGATACAGGCTTAGGTTTTGAACGATCTGAAAAGGTAATTGTTTTTACGATTACAAGTAGAGCAAGAAAACAAGAGCATAAAGAAAAGTTTTATCAAGAATTAACGGAAGAATTAGAGGCTAAATGTGGAATTGCACCTAATGATGTGATGATTTCTATGGTGATTAATAATGATGATGACTGGTGCTTCGGATTTGGTGAAGCACAATTTCTAACTGGAAAATTATAA